The Populus alba chromosome 4, ASM523922v2, whole genome shotgun sequence genome contains a region encoding:
- the LOC118039756 gene encoding probable LRR receptor-like serine/threonine-protein kinase At2g16250, which yields MVDQKIVSALKFLLLVLFFGSTFEQQQQERLSSPIERAALLELRSSLGLRSKDWPRKADPCSAWKGIKCENGSVSEINISGFRRTRLGSQNPQFRVDSLVNLTRLKSFNASGFHLPGSIPDWFGQRLVSLQVLDLSSCLISNAIPGSLGNLTSVTGLYLHDNNFTGMIPSSLGLLVGLSVLDLSANKFTGSIPVSFRSLQNLTRLDISMNLLFGSIPLGIGMLSKLQYLNLSSNDLSSSIPPQLGDLSNLADFDLSFNSLSGSLPAELRGLRNLQRMLIGNNLLGGSLPVNLFPVPSQLQTVVLKRNGFNGSVPDVLWSLPQLRLLDISGNNFTGILPNGSLNANASSAELNISENLFYGGLTPTLRRFLLVDLSGNYFEGTVPDYVSGNASLVSNCLQNLSNQRSLLDCTSFYTEKGLTFDNFGVTNSTPPPAGENTGKNNRKVIIWASVLGGVGLILLLVILLVLLLFCIRKRGTMTQRGVGVGPVTPVPSGSSPPPPGVSIDFSSLGDTFTYQQLLLATGDFRDVNLIKHGHSGDLYKGILGSGIPVVIKKIDLQSHRKEAYLLELDFYSKVSHSRLVPLLGHCLEKENEKFLIYKHIPNGDLSSSLFRKTDSEDDGLKSLDWITRLKIAIGAAESLSYLHHECMPPIVHRDVQASSILLDDKFEVRLGSLSEVCTQEGDTHQSRISRLLRLPQSLEQGTSGSLTTTCAYDVYCFGKVLLELVTGKLGISASSDAQLKEFSEQILPYISIYDKELLIKIVDPSLIIDEDLLEEVWAMAIVARSCLNPKPSRRPLMRYILKALENPLKVVREENSGSARLRTTSSRSWNASLFGSWRHSSSDVAVIPTTSSARPEGGSSFKQSGTSNSQGSGQNGSGHHSSSMRRHSREIFPEPSDEQDVERQN from the exons ATGGTGGATCAAAAGATTGTATCAGCACTAAAGTTTTTGCTGTTGGTGCTGTTTTTTGGGTCTACATTTgagcaacaacaacaagagaGGCTTAGTTCACCCATAGAGAGAGCAGCTTTACTTGAACTAAGATCTTCTTTGGGGTTAAGAAGCAAGGACTGGCCAAGAAAGGCAGACCCTTGTTCAGCTTGGAAAGGCATCAAATGTGAGAATGGTAGTGTCAGTGAAATTAACATTTCAGGGTTTAGAAGGACTAGACTTGGTTCTCAAAACCCACAATTTAGAGTTGATTCTCTTGTTAATTTAACAAGACTTAAATCTTTTAATGCTTCTGGTTTTCATCTTCCTGGTTCAATTCCAGATTGGTTTGGTCAAAGGCTTGTTTCCCTTCAAGTTCTTGATCTTTCTTCTTGCTTGATAAGTAATGCCATTCCAGGGAGTTTGGGGAATTTGACCAGTGTAACTGGTCTTTATTTGCATGATAATAACTTTACGGGTATGATTCCGTCAAGTTTGGGACTGTTGGTGGGGCTTTCAGTACTTGATCTTTCTGCAAACAAGTTTACTGGATCTATTCCTGTGTCATTTCGCTCGCTTCAGAATTTGACAAGACTCGATATTTCTATGAATCTCTTATTCGGTTCAATTCCACTTGGCATTGGGATGCTTTCGAAGCTTCAGTATTTGAATCTTTCGAGCAATGACTTGTCGTCTTCGATACCTCCTCAGCTCGGTGATCTTAGTAACTTGGCTGACTTTGATCTGAGCTTTAATTCGCTGTCTGGGTCATTGCCTGCTGAATTGAGAGGCTTGAGGAATTTGCAGAGAATGCTGATTGGGAACAATTTGCTCGGTGGATCTTTGCCAGTGAATTTATTTCCTGTTCCAAGTCAGTTGCAGACTGTAGTTTTGAAGCGCAATGGTTTTAATGGTTCGGTCCCTGATGTGCTGTGGTCACTACCTCAATTGCGCTTGCTTGATATCTCCGGCAACAATTTCACTGGTATTCTGCCAAATGGTAGCTTGAATGCCAATGCCAGTTCTGCAGAGTTGAATATATCTGAGAATTTGTTTTATGGAGGTCTTACACCTACGCTAAGAAGGTTCCTTCTTGTTGACCTGTCTGGCAATTATTTCGAAGGCACAGTTCCGGATTATGTGAGTGGCAATGCTTCTCTTGTTAGCAATTGTCTCCAAAACCTGTCAAATCAGAGGAGTTTGCTTGATTGCACATCTTTCTATACTGAAAAGGGCCTGACTTTTGATAATTTCGGAGTAACAAACTCCACGCCACCTCCTGCTGGGGAAAACACAGGGAAGAACAACAGAAAGGTCATTATATGGGCAAGTGTTTTGGGAGGAGTTGGACTCATTCTACTTTTGGTGATATTGCTGGTACTTCTACTCTTTTGCATCCGTAAGAGGGGCACTATGACTCAAAGAGGGGTTGGGGTCGGTCCGGTAACTCCAGTTCCTTCTGGGAGCAGTCCACCACCTCCAGGAGTATCAATTGACTTTTCAAGTTTAGGGGACACATTCACATATCAGCAGCTTCTCCTAGCAACTGGTGACTTTAGAGATGTAAACCTAATCAAACATGGCCATTCAGGGGATCTCTACAAGGGAATCCTGGGAAGTGGGATCCCTGTGGTcataaaaaagattgatttgCAATCTCATAGGAAGGAAGCGTACTTATTGGAATTGGATTTTTATAGTAAGGTTTCACATTCCAGATTGGTTCCCCTTTTGGGACACTGCTtggagaaagaaaatgagaagttCCTGATTTACAAACATATTCCAAATGGAGACTTGTCAAGTTCCTTGTTCAGGAAAACTGATTCAGAAGATGATGGTTTGAAGTCATTAGATTGGATAACAAGACTGAAAATTGCGATAGGAGCAGCTGAAAGTCTATCTTATCTGCATCATGAATGCATGCCGCCCATTGTGCACAG AGATGTTCAAGCAAGTAGTATACTCCTTGATGATAAATTTGAAGTGCGGTTAGGGAGCCTGAGTGAAGTCTGTACACAAGAAGGAGATACCCATCAAAGCAGGATTTCCAGGTTGCTGCGATTGCCTCA GTCATTGGAACAAGGTACTTCTG GTTCATTGACAACCACGTGTGCCTACGATGTTTATTGCTTTGGGAAGGTACTACTTGAGTTGGTTACTGGAAAGCTGGGCATTAGTGCATCTAGTGATGCCCAGCTGAAGGAATTTTCTGAACAGATTCTACCATACATTAGCATCTACGACAAGGAACTTCTAATCAAAATTGTGGATCCATCTCTGATCATCGACGAAGATCTGTTGGAGGAAGTTTGGGCAATGGCCATTGTTGCGAGGTCTTGCCTCAATCCAAAGCCTTCAAGGCGCCCCCTTATGAGATACATCCTTAAGGCTTTGGAAAATCCTTTGAAGGTAGTGAGGGAAGAAAATTCTGGTTCCGCAAGGCTTAGAACAACATCTTCTAGATCTTGGAATGCTTCTCTATTTGGGAGTTGGCGTCACAGCTCATCTGATGTAGCAGTCATTCCAACAACCTCTAGTGCCAGGCCAGAAGGAGGAAGTAGTTTTAAACAGTCAGGAACTTCAAATTCACAGGGTAGCGGCCAAAATGGTAGTGGCCACCATTCATCTTCAATGAGACGGCATTCTAGAGAGATTTTCCCTGAACCATCTGATGAACAAGATGTAGAGAGACAGAATTAA